In the genome of Candidatus Acidiferrales bacterium, the window TCGCGGCATTTTTCAAGATCAGCTGCCCGGTTTGCCAGTTCACATTTCCGTTCCTCGAGCGAATGTATGAAGACTATGGCGACGAAAAGATGAGCTTTTGGGGAATATCCCAGGATAACGCAGCCGACACGCAGGAATTCCTTGCCGAATACGGTGTGAAATTTCAGGCGCTGCTGGATTCGGATGGATACAAAATCTCGAAACTCTATGGGCTCACAAACGTGCCCACATTGTTTTTGATCCAGCCAGATGGCAAGGTTCACATGGCATGTGTCGGTTTCGTTAAGAACGACATAGAGAAAATGGCCGCGCAGGCTGCGGTTGCGTCAGGCAAGCCCCTACAGGCAGTCTTCCATCGAGGCGAAAAGATCCCGGAATACAGACCGGGCTGAGGCTCGAAGCGCTAGGTTCCGGTCGGAACCTATCCATTCTTCAGACGTAGTCGTCTTCGGTCAGCGGTTTTTTGTGTTTTGCAGGTTTCAGGCGGCGGTCCGGGACAACACGTCCCGCTGGCGGAGCGCCCACTTTTTCTCTCGCCATTCGGCGGGCTTCAGTTCCCTTTTCGAATCTGGATTTTCTCTTGCGACGAGCCATTCAAACCGCCTCAAGTTCACCAAAATCGCGATCATTCCTTGTTGGATTCTACACTCACCAGGTTGTGGTATCCAAACACGCTGAATTTGCGTCACAATTCCTGCCATGCCACGAGCCCACACGATGAAAACCAAGCTTCGCGGAGCAGCGACTTCTCTCTTGTTGATTTTATTCGTTGCCGCCGGCTTCCGTGTCGGTTTCGCGTGGAACAATGCGCTTCACAATTCCCGTCATGCGCTCAGCGTCGTGCCGTTTATGTTCGAATCCGGAGATATCGCCGTCTCGCTGGCGCAGGGTCGCGGATTCAGCTCTCCGTTTCGCGTTCCCACTGGCCCTACGGCTTGGATGACTCCGGTCTATCCTCTGCTCCTCGCGGGAGTGTTTCGAATCTTCGGCGTCTATACCTACAACTCCTATGTCGCGGCGACGGGATTAAACATTCTGCTCGCAACACTCGTTTGCATCCCGCTATTTTTTGTGGGCAAGAGAATCGGCGGCACAATTCTGGGCGCCAGCGCCGCTTGGTTATGGGCCATCTTTCCCAATGCGATTCTCATTCCATTTGAAAGCATGTGGGAGGCGTGCCTTTCGGCCTTGCTCGCAGCAACAATCCTCTGGGCCACCCTTGCGCTTGCTGATTCACGTCGCATTCGTGACTGGGTTGCGTACGGCTTCCTCTGGGGATTTACGTTGATGACGAATCCAACTTTGGAATCGTTGCTGCCCTTCCTGTTGATCTGGCTCGCCTACCGCGCGTACAAAGAGAAGCGCTCGTGGCTCGTCATTGCGCGCCCATTATTGGCGCTCGCCGTTGCCGTTTTCTGCTGTATACCTTGGACGGCGCGTAATTATGATGTCTTCCACGCTTTCGTGCCGCTTCGCTCTGTTCTCGGTTTGCAGCTCTGGATGGGAAACAACGCCGATGCCAGCCCCATCTGGCTCGGGCAGTTGCATCCCATCAATGATTCAGCGGAACGGGAAAAGTACATCGAATTGGGCGAAATTCGCTACATGCGATATAAAAGAGACCAAGCGCTCGCTTACATGCGCACGCACCCTCGCCGCGAAGCCTATCTGATTGGAAACCGTTTTGTCGCCCTCTGGGCGGGAGGAACACCAAATCCCATAACGGATTTTTTCCGTGTTCGCGACGCCTGGTTTCGCTATGTCCTGCTGTTCAACATCTGCGTGGCCCTGGGAGCACTGGCAGGTATCGTCCTGTTAGCATGGAGGCGTAGCATCTACACGCTACCGCTGGCCGTTTTCCCCGTCGTCTTTCCCTTCGCCTACTATTTGACGCTGGCGGCGCCGCGCTATCGTTTGCCGATTGATCCCGTCGTAATCTTGCTCACGGCCATCGCGCTCGTCGCGTGCTTTCATCGTTTGCGCGCTGCTGATTCGGACGCCAGCCCCAACCAAAGCTTGCCTGTGAGCGACTAACGCAGCGAGACATCGGTCATCGAATAACCAATGAATAGGAAAGAATTGGAAATGAATTGGAAATGCCGCGCTGTCAGGCTTCCGGCTTACGCCGTTTTGGCCCGAGGCGCAGGATTCAGATGCCGCCAGGGAACGACAATTGGCCGTTCAAAGTGGGGTTGAGATGAGGGGAGTCCATTGAAATCCCTGATTTCACTTGTCAGGTAAGGCGCTTCTCGGCCACAAGACATGCACCAGATCACAAACCGCCACGGCTCAGTTGCGCTCGTCCGATTTGCAGTTGTGGTCTGAAGATTTGCTTCCCGCTCTGCGACTTGAGGCATCAGCGGTATCGGTTCACCACAATGAAGACACGAAATTCCTCGAAAATGCGCCCCTCCCGTCCCTTCACTCATACGTGCCCCTCCAAAGCTGCGATTGGTTAGCTTGGGAGGCAAATCATAGCCTCGCGCATGAGCCGTGTCCAGAACCCGACGACGAAATACAGCGGCTATGAATGAAATTTCACATAGCCTGCCAAATTCACGCTATCTTCTATTGTATCAATGGAATGGATGTTGGGCGAACGCTCAAAAAACCACATTTCCACAGCCTCCAGCTCTGCTACTTTTGCGTCCTCTTCATTCGCGCCAGCTCTGTCTCCGAGCCAACAAACCCCCATGCATTCCACGCATTTCCGGTCACCACTTCCCTGAAAAGTTCAGTTGCCCGCTTAGGATCGTGATCGTAGAGGTGCCAATTGCCAACGCCGTACGTTACCGTGTCAAACGAAAGCTCCGCCTCCGTGTCGTTCGGGTCGGCAGGCTTTGCTGGCAACACGGCCTGCTCCGTCAGCGCACCCTGATAAAACCGCTCCAGCCGCAAATAAAAGAGCAGGTGCGGCTCCGTGTTCTTCACCTCCGGCGTGATCCGCGCGAGTGCCTGCGCCGCCTCTTTGGTCCGGTCCGCGCGCCGCAGCGAGACGTACAGCCAGTTTGTGCAGTCAATCAAGCTGTCATCGCTTTTCGCCAGCGCCGCTGCTTTGGCAAAGGCGTCCGCGGCCGCGCTGAATTGCCCCTGAAAATAGTGCGAAAGCCCCAGATGATAGAAAGCGTCAAGTTTAGTCGGGTCAAGCGTCGCCGCATGTGCCAGGTCGCGCTCTGCGCGCATGAATTCGCGCAATCCCAGCTCTCTGTGTCCGCGCTCGATATAAAGATCCGCATTCTTCGGTGCAAAAACCAGCGCCTTGGTGCAAGTCGCAATGGCCTCGCGATATTGCCTCCTTCCCGCTTCTGCTTGCGAAAGCGCCAGGGCAAGGCTCGCGTTTTTCGGGTCCGCGGCCAGCTTCTTCCGCGCCGCAATGACGCCATCATTATCCGCCTGCGCGTAAAGTCTGCGCCCCAGTTGCGACATCACTTCAAACGCGCCGCGTCCCGCCGCCTGCGCCGCCCCAGCCTTCGTCTGCGGACGAGGCCGCGTCGGCAGCCCCCATGCCACGCACGCCCCCAAAAGCATAAGACACGCCATCAGTTCCATCGCCAGCTGCGCCGCTGCTGACACGCCCACGCCTCGCATTTCGCCCATCGTCCTCATAAATCCTCGCTTCCCTCGCGTCCGCTCACTTTGACTCTAATTCGACATCCCCCGCGGCGCACATCATAGTCCCCTCATCTATTTTCGCCAAGAAGTTGCACCGAACGATCCCGCCCGGGCCAGGATCACGCCCAGAGCCCCGGCCAGCATCTTACGAGCCCGCCTGCCCAGCGGTGGAAATTGTCGCGTCGGACCATCAATTTTCCTTGACCTCTTGTTAACTCTATGGTATATAGAGCTTTCGGCTGGCATTCCGGCCGAATGAAAATTAAGGGGGAGAAGAAAAGCGGGCCGCGAAGACGCGGCCTTTTCGCTTTTTATGCGCTTTCTAAATTCTAATCGCGGTACCTATGAAGAATTAGAACTCGGCCTAACTTACACAAAACAAACACTCGGACCCATTTCTAATCGCGGATTTTTTCGATTTTTTGAGATTCTGTCGTCCCGTTTTCGGACGCCTTTCCCATACACGCACACTTTCGCCGCCCTCCATAATTTTTCTTGCATGCGAAACGCAACAAACGTTGCATTCACTCCTTGTTCCGTGTACGTTGTTTCTCGCCAAAATTTTGAAAACAGGGAACAAAATTTAGCCAAGTCGCGTTTATCCCAATACGGAACCCATCTCAACAACTGGAGACACTTGATGCGCAGACTTATTTTCTGGTTCGTCGCTTTGGTAATTGCAATCCCGGCCCTGCCGATCCTTGCGGCCCACGCGCAATCCAAGGAAGCCGCTGCGCCCCCGGCCGCCACTGCCGCCCCGGCCAATCCCAACGAATTTAAAGTTGAGCAGCAGAAGACCAGCGGCTCTGTCACCATAGAAGGAAAGGTCGTTAATTACGACGCATATGCAGGCACTATCGTTGTGCACCCGAAGGGGTGGGACGATGTGCCGCAAGACCAGCCCAAGGACGACAAGAACCCGCCCGTCGAAGCCAGCATGTTCTACGTCGCATACATGAAGTCTGGTGTGGACCCATCCACGCGCCCTGTAACGTTTCTTTATAACGGCGGCCCCGGTTCATCGACCGTGTGGCTGCACATGGGCGCCTTCGGACCGCGTCGAGTAGTCACTGCGGATGATACGCACACGCTGCCCGCGCCATATTCGGTCGTCAATAATGATTTCAGCTTGCTCGATGCCAGCGACCTCGTGTTTGTGGATGCGCCCGGAACGGGTTTTGGCCGCATCGCCGGCCCGAACAAGGAAAAGGCGTTCTACGGCGTAGATCAGGATGGACATGCATTTGCCGAATTCATCGCGCAGTTCCTGGCGAAGTATGGCCGGTGGAATTCGCCCAAGTATCTGTTCGGCGAAAGCTACGGCACAACTCGCTCCGCCGTACTGATCGCCATGTTGGAAGGCGAATACGACACGGACTTCAACGGTGTGATGTTGCTCTCGCAAATCTTAAGCTTCGATAACAGTGTCGATGGCCCGGAAGGCAACCCGGGAATGGATTTGCCCTACGAACTCGCGTTGCCGACCTATGCCGCGACCGCTTGGTATCACCATAAGTTGCCGAACGGACAGAAGGATTTGGAGCCTCTGATAAGCGAAGTCGAGCATTT includes:
- a CDS encoding TlpA disulfide reductase family protein, which produces MSKIQPGQIAPTFALSGMDGRNYSLASALKKGPVLAAFFKISCPVCQFTFPFLERMYEDYGDEKMSFWGISQDNAADTQEFLAEYGVKFQALLDSDGYKISKLYGLTNVPTLFLIQPDGKVHMACVGFVKNDIEKMAAQAAVASGKPLQAVFHRGEKIPEYRPG
- a CDS encoding glycosyltransferase family 39 protein, with the translated sequence MKTKLRGAATSLLLILFVAAGFRVGFAWNNALHNSRHALSVVPFMFESGDIAVSLAQGRGFSSPFRVPTGPTAWMTPVYPLLLAGVFRIFGVYTYNSYVAATGLNILLATLVCIPLFFVGKRIGGTILGASAAWLWAIFPNAILIPFESMWEACLSALLAATILWATLALADSRRIRDWVAYGFLWGFTLMTNPTLESLLPFLLIWLAYRAYKEKRSWLVIARPLLALAVAVFCCIPWTARNYDVFHAFVPLRSVLGLQLWMGNNADASPIWLGQLHPINDSAEREKYIELGEIRYMRYKRDQALAYMRTHPRREAYLIGNRFVALWAGGTPNPITDFFRVRDAWFRYVLLFNICVALGALAGIVLLAWRRSIYTLPLAVFPVVFPFAYYLTLAAPRYRLPIDPVVILLTAIALVACFHRLRAADSDASPNQSLPVSD